The nucleotide sequence GTTTGCCTGAAGTATCGCGCCCAATGTTCCTCATTGCGGAGGTCAAAGGCGGCCTCGGTCTCATCTTCAGCGCGGGATATCATCTCGGGCGGGCGCGATTCCAACTCGATCATCTTAGCCCTCGCCATCATGATCAAGGTTCGCATATTCCAGGAGGCATTGTAGTCCGATTGCTGGCGCAGTTTTGGAGGCACGACATCGAGATCAAGCTCCAGGAGACTGCCCATGGCGTCGAGGCGTTTGGCGTGAGCGAACATCGTCGACCATCGTTCGAATGCCAACTCCTCACTGATCAGAGCGGGAGCGCTCAAATGGTCTGCTATCTCCCGGTCAGCTTCTGAACAAAGCAGGATGGATGCCGATGGCCGGCCGTCGCGCCCACCGCGGCCCACTTCTTGGTAAAAACGGTCGACGGTTTCGGGCACGGCGGCATGGATGATCGTGCGCACGTCGCGCTTGTCGATGCCCACGCCAAATGCAGAAGTAGCGACGATCCCGTCGATTGCGTTGCGTGACCACTGATCGATGATTTGCCGGCGGTCGGTGTCGCCGGTCTCGCCATGAAAGCATTCGGTCCGCGAAAAACCTTCACGTCGCAGAATCGTCAGCCACCGACGCGCATCGTCGCGCTTGGTCACGTAGAGAATGAAAGGACGTGGTGCGTGACGGATTGCCTCAAGGACCTTGCGGTCCTTGATCGCATCGACATTCTCGCGGTGGACCCAATATTGCGGCTCGGGACGCAAATGAATGGAGGCCACCATCTGGATCGTGTGAGACGGGCCGAACAGCGCGTCAATGGTCTCAACGGTGTCGGGGGTCAGCGTAGCCGACATGAGGATAGTTCGGAAGCCGGGACCCTCGCAGGCACTCAGCAAGCCGCGCCGGACGCCTGCAAGCATCTGGAAGGCGGGCCGGAAGCCGTCGCCCCACTGGCTCACGAGATGAGCTTCGTCCAAGACGAGGTAGGAAAGCAGTCCGTCTCTCGCGGCATCGTAGAGCGCAGGAAGCAGCGCGCCTGTCATAGCCTCTGGTGAGCAATAAAGAATGCCCTGCCGACCCTCGCGGATTGCCGATTTGATGCTCAAACGCGCGTCGGGAGTGAGATTGGCATGCCAAGCAAGCGCGGGAATCTCACCTCGGGGATGGCGCGCCCTAAGCAGTTCGGCCATCTGACGCGCTTGATCGAGAACAAGCGCTGTGGTCGGCACGACGCAAATGGTCAGGCCGCCTTCAAGGCCGCGAACGAGCACTGGGGCCTGTGCAACTAAGCTTTTTCCCGATCCTGTCGGCAGTGAGACGATGAGCGTCTCGCCAGAAGGCAGCAGGAAGGCGCTACGCACCGCTTCGCGCTGACCTGGTGAGACGTATGTTCCAAATCCACTCGCTTCGGCGAGAAACGGGTCGATCGGCCTTCGCCAATCGAGCCGCACGTCGCCCTCGCCGAAAGCGTCCTCGAACAATGGGGTGTCAGTCTCAGCCATCCAAGCGGGTGACCAAGGCAGCGCTTCGATTAAGAACTGGCCGGTTGCGACGGCTTGCGCACGAATTCCGAATTCTGCCCAGCGATCGCGGCTCGGCCATTCGCCAGTCGAAGGGACGCGTAGCCTAGCCATGGTCATCGTCTGGATCGAGTGGCGGCGCAGCACATGCCGGAGCAGCGGCATGAGGTCCCCCATCTGAATTCGCTCGCCGTCAGAGATCGCACGCACGAGTATCTGGCGAATGCGATCGAACACCCCGTCCGAACCTACGGCGGGCATGGCTCGGGATGGCCAAGCGGCGAGGATATCGTAGAGCGTATCAAAGGTGAGCATTGGACTCACGTGCGGCATCAAGGACGGCGCTGGCTGCCCTGTCACCTGAAAGGAAACAGGCAAGAATTGCATCGACGCGAATACTTGGTTCGCGGATGCCGCCGATCAGGCTTTGCGAAAGCGATCGTTCGAGCGTCCATTCGAAGCTGTCCGCGGTGCTGTCGCCTCGTTCGGCACGGACGCGCAGTTGACCGAGGCGGCCCCGGTCGACCTCCATGGCATTGCCAACGGCGATGTCGAGACTCTCGGTAAGAGACGGAAGGCCCCGCAAATAGGCCTCCGCGCATACGCGAGCCTTGGCGCATAGGTCGGCCCAGTGCTCCAGTTGCGGTACGTCGAGCTTGCCCATCTGTCGCCAACGCGTGGAATTAAGGTTGAAGTCGCGTTCGCCCTTTTTATCGACCTCGGGGCGATAGGCTAAACCAAGTCGCTCAAGCGTCGCCACATCCTGAACGGGGTTAAGCTCTTGATCAAGCCAGACGGTTTGAAAGAAGGGTGGGAGAAGCATGTCTCCGCGACGAACGATGGAAGCAGTGGAGGCATCCGTCAGCCGATCTGCATCAGCGAGAACATTGCATGATCCTTCAACATCGGCCTCCACAATGAAGTCGAACCGAAAGAAGAGGTCGGCGATTCCGGAGCTCCGGTAGTCCGACATCTGCCGCCAAAGGCCAGTCGAGCGGCCACGATCGTCCGCTTGCGCCACCTCCCACATCCCAGTGAAGAAAGGGTCCCCATAGCGCAGCAGGCGCGTGGCGACCGCACGACCCTGCCGACTAAGCGCCGTTCTCCTGCGATAGGTAAATGGTACCGTCCGCACCATGCGGGCGAGATGCGCAGCTGGCGAGACATCTATGGAAGACTGACAGCTTTCATAGAACGTCTCGAGCGGAACGAGTGTGTGGCGATTCGACGTAAGGTACCGATAGCGGAAGAGCTCGACACCTTTGCCCTCTGTAGGTTCTGGTATTCGAGCAAACTGCAGCGTCCCCTCAATCCAAGACGAGGCATCACCCTCGATCGCCTGCCAATTATCGTCGACGTCGGTCAGCGTTTCCAACATGCCACTTGGTGGAGTACCAAGCGCATCCAGAGCGTCTTGTTCATCGATATTGCGAATCTCGCGCTCGATGACACCGTCTTTGCCAGCACTTTGCGCCGTGAGATCCACGAGTGTTTCTGTACCTTCGGCGAAAAGCGATCCCGCGAGGCAACGAGTCGTGTCTTCGATAAGATATTGCAGGCTCGCGACAGAGCGGTCGAAGACGTGCAGGCCGGCATTGAGATAGTCAATCCAGGCCCCCTCGATTGGATTGTCACAGCAGTTCAGAACGATCGACATGACCGCATCACCTGAACCGTAGCGATCGGCGCGGCCAAGCCGTTGCTCGATCCGGTTAGGATTCAGAGGCAAATCGTAATGAACGACGATCTTGCGACCACCTTGGAGGTTGAGCCCCTCTTCAGCGCGATGATCGGCGACTAGAATTGGACGGCTCGGATCAAGATTGAAGGCCAGCCAGTTATCGTCTCCCGGATCGTGGCGATCGACCACGACTTTCAACCGATTTGCCAATGCCAGAGCGAGTGCATCAGCGGTGCTTGCGTCCGAACAGAAAATGACAAATTGCTGTCTCGGCGCGAGAAGCGCTTGCAACTTCTCCACCAGTGCCGAGGTGCGCGCCTCAAAATAGTCGTCGCTTCCTAAGCGCAACAGGACTCGTCCAAAGAGATCGGGTCGGGAGGTGATGTGCGCGTCTCCCCTAAGCGATTCGACTGCGCCCCTGCTGTTCTGGGCATACTCAAGTATTTGATTGAGGATTCCACTGAAGACGCGCACCCGATTCCCGCTGACCAAATCGTTCTCGGCGCCGTCTGCGCTCCTCACTTCTCCGATGCGCCAGTCTTCGAATGCTTCGAACAACCGATTCACTTCGGAAGACGCATAGTTCACGATCGTCAAACCCGAGCGATCAGGCGTTAACCCGGCAACGCTGCGGCGCCTATGCCGCAGAATTCGTCGATGAAGGCGATACGCCTCGCTGAGATGAGCCCTGACCCGGCCTATGGCCTCGATCAAGGCGGGATCATCCTCGGCAGGCATCTTATCGCTGATCGCGCGGAGAACTCGCGATTGCTCCTGCAGCAACGTGTCCTCGGGAAACATCTCCGCCAAACAATCGAGCGGGTGATCAAGATAAAGCACGTTCTCGGGTGTGAGACCCGCGACGATGCCGGCGAGCGCCTGCCGATTTTCGACCCGAAGCCGAAATCCCCCCTGATCGGTTAGCTTGTAAGTGTCGGGATCCAGGAGATGAAGCATCTCAAGAAAGCCGCGCTCATTATGGAGCGCTGGTGTGGCCGAGAGCAGGAGAACACGTTCGATCTTCGGGGCCGCGGCAGCAATGTCGTCATACAGGCCACCCAGATCAATCGTTGGACGATGGCCGGTCAGGTGATGAGCCTCATCGATGACTAGCATGGCGGCCTTGCCAAGAAGAGGCTGTATTCTGTCCCTCTCGTTGAACCCCAAGACATGTATTGTTCTGCCGAGAAAGCCCCCTAGGAAGAACTTCGACTGGAGTTCTGATCGCCATTGCGGAACGAGCGCTTCGGGCACGATCACCAGAACCAGCGTGAGGTCGCCTGAATCTAGGATGCACTGACGGATCAAAATCCCCGCTTCGACCGTCTTGCCGAGGCCGACCTCGTCAGCAAGTAGGTATCGCTGTACCGGATCTTGCAAAATGCGCCGGACCACTTCGATCTGATGTGCTTCAAGCTCCACGGAGGACGAGGCCAGCGCCGACATCCCCATAGCAGTTGCGCGCTGAGCGATCGCGGTCCGGACAAACCTTCTCCGGCCTTCGACAAACCTCGGCGTTTCGCTGATCTTGGCGCCGAGAAATGCCGTCGGGTCCTCGATCGCACGGCGACACCGCACGAAGACGTCCGAGACCTTGAGATATCTGGAAACGCCATTGGGGAATCGGATAAATTGCTTGTCGCCATGATCGTCGAGAAGGCGGCCGATCTCCCAAGCACCCAACACGTCATTGAAATGGTAAATGCGAGTCTGCTCGGGTAGGGTCACGGCTTCAATAGCGCCGACCTCCAAGTCGAGGACGATCGGCTTAGAGACTGGAGCATCAAAATACTCGACGGAGCAACGTTGCCCGTTGGTACTAAGCTTTTTTCCGATGCCGAGAGATGCCCCCTCGCCCTCCCTAACACGTACGAACACAATTCCTCCGTGCGCTGCGTATCCTTTTGTTTCTTATACGCGAGTCGAAGGCCTAAGCCAGTCCAGCAAAAGTCGTAAGTCTGCCAATATAGGTCCGGATTTGGCAGCCAGTTGCAAGCAACTGGGCAAAGTCCCGGCGTCCCGGTGGCGACGCACCGATCTGGGAGCACGCGGATCCGCCGACATGTCTCAACGGGGCACGTGGACGAGTTGAGTGACCTTCACCCGATAGACGCCCCGATGCTTTGCGGCTGGACAGACCTGTTCCGGCCGAGTGCTGCTTATGCGCGAACGGTCCTGCTCGTCTTAAAGCGCACGCCCACTTCCGTGCCTGCTAACCGGACCAACTCACACCGGCGGAAGACCGGTCCCGTCATTGAAAACAACAAGAAAAACTCTCGCGTCTTGAGGACGTCTGGCGATTCCTCCATGCTGAGGCGTGCCCCTGTTTCAGAAATGTCGAGGATAATGCAGTCCCGCCGCCACGCGCCATCAGAGCCCACCAGTGTCGCCCTGTATTCACGTTCAAAGCGAACGCGCTTAGCTTTTCTCTTGTCCCAACTCATCGGCCGAACGCCGATCAGCGGCGCCTTCAAAATGCAATCTAAGAAATTGGGCAATTTATCAGAGCAAAATGGCTCTCAAGTACAAGCACACGAACCAACGGTGTCGAAACCTCGCCGGAAATAAACGGCACGGTCAAAACGTTACTGCGATCATACCGGCCGTAGCTAACGCTTTTCCGTCGAATTATCGCACTTCGCCGAAGATTTTCTGCATCCCGTCGCATGGAAACGCGATGATCTTGACATGCCGTCATTCATCTCTGAGGACAACAGCGTCACTGCCATGTCCATTGATGATCACAAATGAGATGGCTTCCAAGCCAGAGTCCCGACGCCGAAACTGCGTCGTCCGATCCCAGGTCAGACTGAAGATCGGACTGTTCGGCGAGCGGGACTTCAAAAATTTTGCCTTCTGGGTTGCCGAGATACCGGCCGGCCTGTAAACGCTCCACGCACACCGTCAGCCGCCTTCTAGCGGTGGCCCGCGGCGGGGGCCTGTAGCTCAATGGTTAGAGCAGGCCGCTCATAAGCTCATAACGGTCTGGTTGCAGGTTCGAGTCCTGCCGGGCCCACCAATGAAATGGGTTATTATTTATTACTTTCACAATATCTGCGTTGTCGCGTCGGACTACCGCCACCGCTACCGCCTCAGGTACGCGTCGTATTTGTTCGCATCTCGTTCGTGCAACCTGGAGCCGTAAGGTCGTAACCGGAATGCCCTGTATGACTGCGCGAGAACAAAGGGGCCGTCAACTTCTTTGCGGATATCCCTGCGCGAGTCCGGCTCCCGCCGCGACCAGGGCGCCATTCCAACCGGCGCGATCCTGCTTAAACGAGATAGACGGCGGATACTGGCCGCGCGGCAATCAGGATGGAAGCGGCTTCCCACCCAGATTGTCGCGCTATAGGATACGCCGATTAGGATCAAACTAACGACCGACGCGGCATTCGATCGCCGTAGCAGGGGTTGTCGTCGACCCGTCCTCAAGCTCCGTCGCGGCGCATCTTCGGTACCGGGTGATCAAACCCATTCTCATGGTGCTGAAGAGCCGACTTGGCGTCGGGATAGACCTTGTTCATGAATGACTCACCTGATGGCCGACCGGAATTGATTATCAATGATAGCTGCAGACCCGATCGAGGTAGTACAGCGCTCAGGCGACCACACTGCCATCGAAGTCCTGGCTGTCCCTGGTGCAAAACACATCAAGCGTGTTGTGGCGCTCCAAGGTCGATCCGCATCCGTAGATACGCCATGGGTCAGCGCGTCGGCGTCAAATGAAGGCCAAGGCGAGCAGGCTCGAGCAGAGCACCGCGAGACCGGCCGCCATCAACGCCAGAAGGCTACCGCTCACAAGATCACAATGGGGCATGAGGCATCCTCCATTGGACCGGCATCCTGAAGAAAGCAACTACTCACCGCCTCGGGCCGCCGATCAACGGATGAATGATTTAGTCAAATTGGACGCATTATTCCTGCTGTTTCCGCCCAACACCGCACATTTCAAGCAGATTTAGCGTCGGAGCCGACGTATTGCTGCGACATGGCCTGCTGGTAGGCGTTTTGGCGAGCGACTCTGGCTTAAGCTGCTCGAGCCTTGTCTGCCTGCGGCTTTTGCGTCTTGGCGTCGGGGCGGGCGAGGCCGAGCAAATCGCGGTCGCCCACCATGCGATGATCATTGGCCGACTGCGTGAGGCGTTTATCCCAGATCGCAACGTCGCCTTCCCTCCACCTCCAGCGCACCGTATTGTGTGGCGCCGTGATGTAAGATTGGAACAAATCGAGCAACTTTTGACCGGTATGTTTCTGTAGGCCAATAAAGCGCTGCACGTTGCCAAGCATGAGCGTGCGCTCGCCCGTTTCGGGATGAGTCCGAACCACCGGAAGCTTGGTTTCGTAGATCGTTCCGGTGATCCCCTCCTCAAACTGCATCTCGTTCGCCTCGGTCGATTGCTCGTTCACGGTGTAAGGATTGGAATTGGTATGAACCGCCCAGAGCTCGTCAGCGAGCATGCGCAGCGATAACGGAAGATCAAGATACGCAGCCGCCGTATTCGACCAAACGGTGTCACCGCCATAAGGCGTAATCATCACGGCGCGCAGCACGGAGATATTTCGGAAGTCGTCAAATATGACATCCGCACGCCCCTGGTCGGTGCCACCGCTGCGGCCCGAAGATGGCTCCAGGATGGAGAACGTCCGATCGGTCACACCGACTTGAGGAGACGGGATCAACCCACCTAGCCGAACAGCAAAGCGCTGCTGTTCGGCATCATCCAAATGTTGTTGGTCACGGAAGAAGATTACCTTGTGCTCGAGTAGCAGTCGGCTGATCGCTCGCAGGGCATCGTCGGACAAGTCTCCCGACAGCCTAATGTTGCGGACCTCGGCACCAAGTCGGACCGCGCGCTTAATGACGTCTGCGCTTGATATGACATTGTCCATGTTCGTCGTACTGCTCATGATTTCTTTCGGAAGCGCGATCCCTTGAACGAAATTCCGTCGTGCGCTGGTCGCGAGAGCGACGGCGGAAACTATGCAAGATCATTCCGGTCAGCAGCGGATGCTCGACCGCAACTTGATGATGAATGGCCTCGCGTTGACGTCCCAAAATGTAAGCGCGAACGATGCACAGTCAATGAAACGAAATTCGCTTTTATTTTCGGCTGTGAGCAATGATTGCATCGCGTCCGAGGGATGTTCTGGAATATGTGCACGAACGTTCAGCCGATCGTTTCACACGCCCGCAACGCGTAGCGGACAAGCAATCAACACACGACACCGTTTGACGCTTGTGTTTGCCAATCGATGCGAGTGCATATCCTTCATCGACGATTAGCCTATAAGATTTTTGCTGACTTCCCGCGCGACGCCGCTTGCTTCTCTCCTCACTACCGTATGGCGCCTGACGCAAGCTAGCTGATCGCATAGTGGTGGCTGCCTCAGAGAACGGCTTTCTCAAACTTCACTATCGATGAAGTTCTACGACTTCATGACGAGCGCGCAAAAGCTTGGGTGGATCACTAGAAGTTTATGGCGGAAGGAAAGAACCAGCCGGCAGAATTTCGGCACTTGCTTGGACGTTCAACAGAGGTCGCGCACGTCGTCTAATCCGCGTCGGCAAGATTGCGAGCCGCAACAGATATTCAGTTGCTAGCCCTAAAGCTCTGGTTCACGTGGACGGACGACTTGAGCAGTCGATCGGTCCAGCAAGCAGCCGGCAACAAGAGACAGCGAGCAAATGAGTGTTGTCTTTTCGCGCTGGAGTGCCGTTGCGCCGAATTGCGCTGGTCAGTTGATGCCTTGGCCAGAGGGCAAATCGGCCGCTCCTGAAATAACCCCAACTGCATATTGGCGATGTATCGAAGTTGATTGATGCAATCTGTTGCGCTTCAGAGCTTTTTTCCGCGTTCGATTGCTTCTATTTGATGGATTTCATTGCGTCGATCTAGGCTGACGGAAGGCGGCAGAATTGCTGCTACGGCGGGCCCGCCAAGCCGATTTAAGCGTTGCCTTCTTCAGTTGCGAAATCGAACGATCGCACAAGTTCCCCGCAGGCAGCCCACCTGTCCACTTTCTAGCTAGCGGTCAAGGCGTTGGCCTTCGCCCTTATAACCAGCCCAGCCGTTGAAATCCGTCGACGACGGCCTCCGAGTGCGGGATTTAAGCGTGAGCGGGGAAGTGATTGCACTATATGGTATCGAGACATCGTTACTGTCCAAAATGACAACGAGAATTTCGTTTTGACGCGCTTCATCAAAGGGCGCAAATGGCAGCAGGATAGGCGACAAGCGGCCAGAGCCACATGCACCACGATTGGTCCGCGTACAGTCCTTTGAAGCGATCCGGGCCTCCCCTCGATCCGTTCCAGATGGGCCTCGCGCTGAAGCTCTCGAGGATGCAAAACTGCCGCTTTCCGCCCAAGGGCGTTTTAATCAATGGCCGTTCAGACATGATCGGCGGCAATGTCTTAGTAGAAAAAGGAACTATGTTATGAGCCCGACTGGAGACGGAATACCATTCGAAAAACCGGAATTTTCTCGCCGCTTGGCCTTGGTCAAGAAGGAAATGGAACGGCGGGAGATGGATACGCTGCTCATCAGCGAGCCATCAAACATCTACTATCTCACAGGATACGAGGCCTACTCCTATTACGTCTTTCAAATGCTGGTTGTCCACCGCGACCTTGATGAACCCGTCTGGATAGGCCGGTTCATGGATGCAGCGTCGGTGCGGCGAATGACACATCTTTCAGAGAAGGCCATCCGCCCCTATACGGACGAATATGTGCAATCCTCAGAACGGGATCCAGTTGATTTCCTCGTTGCACAACTCAGAGAGATTTGTCCAAGCCTTAAAGCTATCGGCACTGAGACGGGCTCGTTCTATTACACGGCAAGGGCCCATACCAAGCTCCTTGGCTCTCTCCCGAACGTGCGCTTCGTTGACGCCGAACTCCTCATCAATTGGATCCGCATTCGCAAGAGTCCAGCCGAACTCGCAATCATGCGGGAGGCGGGCAAGATTTCAAACGCGATGATTAGCGACGCTATCGAGGCAGCAAAGCCTGGCATGCGCGAGTGCGACCTTGCGTCAGTGATTTACCAGCGCATGATCGCCGGCACGCCGGAATACGGCGGTGTTCTACCCTCGAGCCCGACCTACTTGCTCACGGGCTCGCGATCAGGCGAACCGCATGCGCCTTGGTCGGACCGCCTAATCGGCAAAAACGTTCCGGTGAACGTGGAAACGTCTGGATGTCGTCGACGCTATCACGCCCCCATCAGTCGCACGATATTCCTCGGTTCGCCACCGGACTCGTATCTTCGTCTTTCCAACGCGGTAGTCGAAGGAATCGAGGCGGCATTGACGGAGGTGAAACCAGGCGTCACTTGCGCCGATATCGAACGCACCTGGCAAGGTACGATTGCTCGGCACGGCTTTCACAAGGAAGCTAGGCTCGGTTACTCGATAGGAATCGGCTTCTCGCCGACTTGGGGGGAACGCACCGCGAGTCTCCGAAGCAGTGACCTCACTGTGCTAGAGCCCGGAATGGCATTTCACATGATGCCGGGGCTATGGCTCGGCGAGAACGGCGTCACGATTACTCAGTCTTTCATTGTGACTGAAACAGGCCGGGAAGATCTGACAACATTCCCGCGACAATTGGTCATAAAATAGAAGGACACAGTTTCGAGAGTGCTGATCAAGGGCTCGCGCAAGGTCGGTCGCTACGCTCACTTGGCACGACTGTCCAAGCGCGGTCCCCGGCAATTTGCAGAACTGGTAAATCCGCGGATGCTGGTCGTCTCCAGTTCAGCTTTCTCGTCGCGCCGCGGATGCGCCGCATGCGAGGCCGAAAGCCCGCGTCCAGCGCGAACTGGCGCCTCGCAGCACAGCGGACGGCATTCTAATCGCTCTGGTCGTGTCACGAGGCGAGGTCCAGAACGTCAGGGGCGAGTTCGCCATTTTTGGATATCGCGCGTCAGGCCCAAGAAATTCCCTACCCTATTGCGAACGATGTAGCGAGCTCGCCCGGGGGAGGGGCGCTCTATGTGCAAACGCCGCAAATCATGCATTCGCCTGCCTGCGGCATCGGCGGCGGGCTGAGACGGCCGAGCAGAGTTCTGGGGCAGCGTGGCGGGCTTAACGGCCCCCTGCATGTCCCGTTTGCTTGGTTAATCTCCCGATAGTTGCGGCGCGGTCAACAACTGCGTCAATCCGAACTCACGCTCGCAGAGTTTGCGGATGGCTCGTTCTTCTTCTAGCTCGCTCTCGCGTGCGAAACGGAGGGGAGTTCTGCAATTGTGTCTATTCGGCACGGCTCGTAAAATTACAGGTCAAACGGTCCGCACGGGTTACATTTTGCCCGGCCAAAATCGGTCGGCCGTCCGCCGCGGTCGGAAAGTAGCGCATGACCAAGAGTGGATACCCTGACACCACATCCAGCATCTGCGCCTGAACTTCCGTCGCGGTCGTCGCCTCTATTTGGTATTTGCTATGGTCGACAATGATGCCGTATTGCGGCAGCAACGGAATAATGAATTCGCCGTGCAAATGGTCCTTCAGCTTATCCGCCAGCGCCCTCGGAAGCCAAAGCGTGTCGAGTCCCACCACCTTGCCGTCTGCGAGCAATAAACGCTCCAGCCGATAAAGGGACGCATGAGTCGAACCGTCGCCGCGGGTCCTACTGCCGCCGACCACCGAATTCCACGGCCTTGTATATGGACGCTCCTCTTAGAATGCGACAGGCCCCTTCTAAGCATGCTGTTCCTGCATCGGAATCAAGCGGAGGTTGTCCGTGCTGATAGTAATGCCAAGGACGTCGCCGGGCTTTGGATGACGTCCAAATGAAAAACGCTCCTGCATTGTGAGTTGCTCTCCATTGACATCAAGCACAACCCGTGTTGCACCCCCACAATAGCGCGAATGGAGGACGCGCGCCTGCTGGCTTTGGCCAGCAGCGCCATCGGTCGACAACTTAACTTGTTCCGGCCGGATTACCACTGTAGCAGGTCCAGCACTCCAGTTTCCCTTGATCCGAAGGCCAGCAGTGGACGTGAAAGCGCCAGTATTGTCCACGGCCCCCTTTAACAACGAACACCAGCCGATAAACTTTGCGACGAAAGGTGTTGCGGGAGCTTCGTAGATTTCGCCAGGAGTTCCAATCTGCTCAACCTTGCCGGCGTTCATGACCATGATCCGATCTGACATTGTCAACGCCTCCTCTTGGTCGTGTGTTACGAACAACGTGGTAACGTTGACGGATCTGACCACCTCCTGGAGTTCTTCCCGCATACGGACTCGCAACTGTGCGTCTAAATTCGAAAATGGCTCATCGAGAAGCAGTACTGCAGGTTTGATTGCGAGCGCGCGAGCGAGCGCAATGCGTTGCTGTTGACCGCCGGAGAGCTGGCTCGGCAGGCGCTGAGCTAAATGAGGCAACTCGACAAGCTTGAGCATTTCCTCAACGCGCTTCTCACGCTTCTGGCGCGGCCACCTCAAATTTTCCAGACCGAACGCGATGTTTTCAGCAACGGTCATATGCGGAAAGAGCGCGTAACTCTGGAACACCATGCCGGTATCGCGCCGATAAGGCGGCTGATGCGTCATATCAATGTTATTTATGCATATGCTGCCAGAAGAGGGCTCCACAAATCCCGCTACCATGCGCAGGGTCGTTGTCTTGCCGCATCCCGATGGACCAAGCAGGCAAAGAAGTTCCCCACGCCGCGCCTTGAGCGAAATGTCGGCGACTGCGGCCGTATCGCCATAGAGCTTGGAAATAGAGCGCAACTCCACGACAAGGTCGTTGCTTTCCCGAACGACGTTTTCATCCTTCTCAGACAAGACGAGCATCTCTCCTCCTATTACGCGAACCGTTCCGCGCCGATCAAACGCTCGACCATTAGGATGACGACCAACGTTACCAGGATCATTAAGCTCGATACGGCGGCAACCAGCGGGTCATAGCTAGTGTCGACATAAGTGAATATCTGTACTGGTAACGTGACCTTGCCCCCGTAAGTCAAAAACGCGGAAACCGTAACGTTTCCGAAAGATGTAACAAAGGCGAAGATCGCAGCGGACAAAAGACCAGGCAGCATGAGAGGCAGGGTGATGCGCCGAATGACTTTCAAAGGCGGGGCACGCAGATTCATCGCCGCTTCCTCGATCACTCGATTGTGCAAGCTAAGGCTCGCTAGAATGGTGCGCATCACGTATGGGATGGCAAGTACCAGATGACCCAAGAGCAAGGGATAGATCGTTTGGGTAAGGTTCAGCGCGGCGAAGAGTTGCAACAGCCCGATCCCGAGAACAACCGCTGGAATTATCAGTGGCGAGAAGGCGAGTGCTTGCAGGAACCCCTTGCCCGGGAATGAGAAACGATCTACTGCAAATGCGGCAGTGAAGCCTATCGCTAGCGCCATCGCGGCAACGAGCACGGCAACGTAAGTACTCGTCCAGAGCGCAGTCATGAACAGTTCGTTCTGCCACGCCTCTCGATACCAGCGCACGGAAAAGCCTGCGGGCGGAAAATTCAACGTGTCCCCGCTGGTGAACGACGAAACAATCACCAGAAGCGCTGGTAGCGCAAGCATCACGTACACGATTGCGCGGATGACCGCGCC is from Bradyrhizobium xenonodulans and encodes:
- a CDS encoding PilZ domain-containing protein; translated protein: MSWDKRKAKRVRFEREYRATLVGSDGAWRRDCIILDISETGARLSMEESPDVLKTREFFLLFSMTGPVFRRCELVRLAGTEVGVRFKTSRTVRA
- the dpdF gene encoding protein DpdF → MLTFDTLYDILAAWPSRAMPAVGSDGVFDRIRQILVRAISDGERIQMGDLMPLLRHVLRRHSIQTMTMARLRVPSTGEWPSRDRWAEFGIRAQAVATGQFLIEALPWSPAWMAETDTPLFEDAFGEGDVRLDWRRPIDPFLAEASGFGTYVSPGQREAVRSAFLLPSGETLIVSLPTGSGKSLVAQAPVLVRGLEGGLTICVVPTTALVLDQARQMAELLRARHPRGEIPALAWHANLTPDARLSIKSAIREGRQGILYCSPEAMTGALLPALYDAARDGLLSYLVLDEAHLVSQWGDGFRPAFQMLAGVRRGLLSACEGPGFRTILMSATLTPDTVETIDALFGPSHTIQMVASIHLRPEPQYWVHRENVDAIKDRKVLEAIRHAPRPFILYVTKRDDARRWLTILRREGFSRTECFHGETGDTDRRQIIDQWSRNAIDGIVATSAFGVGIDKRDVRTIIHAAVPETVDRFYQEVGRGGRDGRPSASILLCSEADREIADHLSAPALISEELAFERWSTMFAHAKRLDAMGSLLELDLDVVPPKLRQQSDYNASWNMRTLIMMARAKMIELESRPPEMISRAEDETEAAFDLRNEEHWARYFRQTVVSVLKSGHRNKSVFDQQIRDERSRSFDAAALNRKLLDDLLGGKIEISHLLDQLYRNHTPGRTLIVSTACGGCPVHREVGRKDLNYTEPLAYGIERVGPCDIGFFREQFPHLNIAAPVILTVPEPMDSSSMVKILGDLVATFGVREIAAPDAFRTGTPELGSLHTRASDGMLFMQSIEEEASRPSSYGVPRATLLCGGSVPPHILLLDRPLHVILAPASTPDPLHASRKLAETGTNVISLDQFKLGART
- the dpdE gene encoding protein DpdE; translated protein: MFVRVREGEGASLGIGKKLSTNGQRCSVEYFDAPVSKPIVLDLEVGAIEAVTLPEQTRIYHFNDVLGAWEIGRLLDDHGDKQFIRFPNGVSRYLKVSDVFVRCRRAIEDPTAFLGAKISETPRFVEGRRRFVRTAIAQRATAMGMSALASSSVELEAHQIEVVRRILQDPVQRYLLADEVGLGKTVEAGILIRQCILDSGDLTLVLVIVPEALVPQWRSELQSKFFLGGFLGRTIHVLGFNERDRIQPLLGKAAMLVIDEAHHLTGHRPTIDLGGLYDDIAAAAPKIERVLLLSATPALHNERGFLEMLHLLDPDTYKLTDQGGFRLRVENRQALAGIVAGLTPENVLYLDHPLDCLAEMFPEDTLLQEQSRVLRAISDKMPAEDDPALIEAIGRVRAHLSEAYRLHRRILRHRRRSVAGLTPDRSGLTIVNYASSEVNRLFEAFEDWRIGEVRSADGAENDLVSGNRVRVFSGILNQILEYAQNSRGAVESLRGDAHITSRPDLFGRVLLRLGSDDYFEARTSALVEKLQALLAPRQQFVIFCSDASTADALALALANRLKVVVDRHDPGDDNWLAFNLDPSRPILVADHRAEEGLNLQGGRKIVVHYDLPLNPNRIEQRLGRADRYGSGDAVMSIVLNCCDNPIEGAWIDYLNAGLHVFDRSVASLQYLIEDTTRCLAGSLFAEGTETLVDLTAQSAGKDGVIEREIRNIDEQDALDALGTPPSGMLETLTDVDDNWQAIEGDASSWIEGTLQFARIPEPTEGKGVELFRYRYLTSNRHTLVPLETFYESCQSSIDVSPAAHLARMVRTVPFTYRRRTALSRQGRAVATRLLRYGDPFFTGMWEVAQADDRGRSTGLWRQMSDYRSSGIADLFFRFDFIVEADVEGSCNVLADADRLTDASTASIVRRGDMLLPPFFQTVWLDQELNPVQDVATLERLGLAYRPEVDKKGERDFNLNSTRWRQMGKLDVPQLEHWADLCAKARVCAEAYLRGLPSLTESLDIAVGNAMEVDRGRLGQLRVRAERGDSTADSFEWTLERSLSQSLIGGIREPSIRVDAILACFLSGDRAASAVLDAARESNAHL